One segment of Terriglobales bacterium DNA contains the following:
- a CDS encoding amidohydrolase family protein, with the protein MITDCHVHIAPVEMFKPAALELMKKKRPNFASIVEYCRSPKSFLHHLDDAGVDRAMLINYVAPEIIGFTAGVNQWVVDYCKHNPSRLLACGSLHPRHSTNIMADVEQLVRLGVRLIKIHPPHQLLFPNGYLHGVKELEIIYRAAEANGIPVMFHTGTSIFPGARNKYGDPIHIDDVAVDFPRLRILLAHGGRPLWMNTAFFLIRRHAHVYLDISSIPPQALLKYFPRLEEIAQKTLFGSDWPGPGVPEIKGNIEAFRALPLSETAKEQILSQTALSLWPA; encoded by the coding sequence ATGATTACAGACTGCCACGTCCACATCGCACCGGTTGAGATGTTTAAACCCGCGGCACTCGAGTTGATGAAAAAGAAGCGGCCGAATTTCGCCTCTATCGTCGAATACTGCCGCTCGCCAAAATCCTTTCTTCATCACCTCGACGACGCTGGAGTCGATCGCGCCATGCTTATCAATTATGTGGCGCCGGAAATCATTGGATTCACGGCTGGCGTCAATCAATGGGTGGTCGATTACTGCAAGCACAATCCGTCGCGGCTACTGGCCTGCGGCAGCCTGCATCCGCGGCATAGCACCAACATCATGGCCGATGTGGAGCAGCTGGTTCGGCTGGGAGTGCGCCTGATTAAGATTCATCCACCACATCAACTTCTGTTCCCAAATGGCTATTTGCATGGGGTAAAGGAGCTGGAAATCATCTACCGGGCAGCCGAGGCGAACGGTATTCCGGTGATGTTCCACACCGGGACATCCATCTTTCCGGGCGCACGCAACAAATATGGCGATCCCATCCACATCGATGACGTCGCAGTGGACTTTCCGCGGCTTCGGATTCTGCTGGCGCACGGCGGTCGACCCCTGTGGATGAATACCGCATTTTTTCTGATACGGCGGCATGCGCACGTCTATCTCGATATCAGCAGCATCCCGCCGCAGGCTCTGCTGAAGTATTTTCCGCGGCTGGAGGAAATTGCTCAGAAAACGCTGTTCGGCAGCGACTGGCCTGGTCCGGGTGTACCGGAAATAAAAGGAAACATCGAAGCCTTTCGCGCTTTGCCGCTCAGTGAGACCGCCAAGGAGCAGATCCTAAGCCAGACCGCGCTCAGCCTGTGGCCGGCATGA
- a CDS encoding VOC family protein yields the protein MERATGIGGIFFKCDDPEKMYQWYEKHLGLKRVGGAVGFEWRHKDEDKPGMTVWSLFPRTSTYFDPSQANFMINYCVENLDALLERLRAEGVEIDPKREDHEYGRFAWIMDPEGNRIELWEPPKTQAM from the coding sequence ATGGAGCGCGCAACTGGTATTGGAGGCATCTTTTTCAAGTGCGATGATCCCGAAAAAATGTATCAGTGGTACGAGAAGCACCTTGGGCTGAAGCGAGTTGGTGGAGCAGTCGGGTTCGAATGGCGTCACAAGGATGAGGACAAACCAGGAATGACCGTCTGGAGCCTGTTTCCGCGAACCTCTACCTATTTCGATCCCAGCCAGGCAAACTTCATGATCAATTACTGCGTGGAAAACCTGGACGCGCTGTTAGAGAGGCTGCGCGCGGAAGGCGTGGAAATCGATCCCAAACGCGAGGACCATGAGTACGGTCGATTCGCCTGGATTATGGATCCCGAAGGCAACCGCATCGAATTGTGGGAACCGCCGAAGACCCAGGCAATGTGA
- a CDS encoding cysteine desulfurase family protein, which yields MRRAYIDNNATTPVLLPVLEAMQPYFLEQFGNASSIHHHGQHTRAAVEQARESIAELLGARPPEVVFTSGGTEADNLALFGLVRPGDHLITSQVEHHAVLNSAKRLEAMGCEVTYLPVDGGGLIDLEKLRRSVRSNTRLISIIFANNETGVTQPVVEIGRIAADADVYFHTDAVQAAGKVPINVQDIGCDLLSLSGHKIHAPQGVGVLYVRKGTLLQPMLYGGRHERSRRAGTENVPGIVALGKAAELARLGFTDGSVERIRQLRDRIETTILAEIDQVGVNGGGAPRVPNTTNIYFDCIEGEALVIALDLKGVAVSTGAACSSGAIEPSHVLTAMGLAPERARASLRFSLGKQNTSADVDLLLSILPETVARLRELSPVYNGKEAVRS from the coding sequence ATGCGCCGAGCCTATATCGACAATAACGCGACCACGCCGGTCCTCCTGCCGGTGTTGGAGGCGATGCAGCCGTATTTTCTTGAGCAGTTTGGCAACGCCTCATCCATCCATCACCATGGGCAGCACACGCGGGCAGCGGTAGAGCAGGCGCGGGAATCGATTGCTGAGTTGCTGGGCGCGCGGCCGCCAGAGGTCGTATTTACCAGCGGGGGTACCGAAGCTGACAACCTGGCGCTTTTTGGACTGGTTCGTCCTGGCGATCACCTGATCACTTCGCAGGTCGAGCACCACGCAGTGCTCAATTCTGCCAAGCGTCTGGAAGCGATGGGATGCGAAGTCACATACCTGCCGGTGGACGGCGGAGGGCTGATCGACCTCGAAAAGCTGCGGCGGTCGGTGCGTTCCAATACGCGCCTGATCTCGATTATTTTCGCCAACAATGAAACTGGCGTAACTCAACCTGTAGTCGAGATTGGCCGCATTGCCGCGGACGCCGACGTGTACTTCCACACCGACGCGGTACAGGCAGCCGGCAAGGTTCCGATCAATGTGCAAGACATCGGCTGCGACCTGCTCTCCCTCTCCGGCCACAAGATCCATGCCCCGCAGGGCGTCGGGGTCCTCTATGTGCGCAAGGGGACGCTTCTGCAGCCCATGCTCTATGGAGGGCGCCACGAGCGCTCTCGGCGTGCTGGCACGGAGAATGTTCCGGGAATCGTCGCTCTCGGCAAGGCGGCGGAACTGGCGCGTCTGGGTTTCACCGACGGCAGCGTCGAGCGAATTCGCCAGCTCCGGGATCGCATAGAAACCACGATTCTGGCAGAGATCGATCAAGTCGGGGTGAATGGAGGCGGCGCGCCCCGGGTGCCTAATACGACCAACATCTACTTCGATTGTATTGAGGGCGAGGCGTTGGTGATCGCTCTGGACCTGAAGGGCGTGGCCGTCTCAACTGGGGCTGCCTGCTCCTCCGGCGCCATTGAGCCGTCTCATGTTCTGACAGCTATGGGACTCGCGCCTGAGCGGGCGCGTGCCAGCCTGCGCTTCAGCCTGGGCAAGCAGAATACTTCGGCTGACGTCGATCTGCTGCTGTCCATCCTGCCTGAAACCGTAGCCCGCCTGCGTGAACTTTCCCCGGTTTACAATGGAAAAGAGGCGGTAAGAAGCTAA
- a CDS encoding S46 family peptidase: MQSPRSRYLALCLLAVLFAALLPRAAADEGMWLFNAFPKAKVKTAYGFEPAQTWLDHVRLSSVRFNNGGSGSFVSADGLTFTNHHVGAECIQDLSKSGQDYMKTGFYAPTRAQEAKCPNLELNQLVGIEDVTDKVNSAVTKEMNSAQAGAAMRSAMAAIERDCNTSTGLRCDVVTFYSGGMYQLYKYKKYTDVRLVFAPEFDAAFFGGDPDNFNYPRYDLDITFFRVYENDKPAQLKDYLRWTRTGVKEGDLVLVSGNPGSTGRLLTVAQLKFLKDMQYPWQLASLKRRIAWLKDFAAKSPENARIAQEGIFSLENSLKAITGYNDGLNDPSLLASKQEEEKKLRDDVAADPKKSAEFGNPWGEIENAMQVQRQIFFPLFYFERRAGFRGNLCGYARDLVRLAAEKTKPNGERLREYRESNLSSVEQDLFSTAPIYKTLETAILTESLQEMQSLVKEDADLVRKVLNGKTPAQRADELIPGTKLDDVAYRKQLYNGGQTAIEASKDPLIVLMRMIDPEARKVRKQYDDQVDAVEKRDGGILAKARFAQGGLNVPPDATFTLRLSYGAVRGYEENGKHLPYFTTMGGAYEHAAEHGNKDPYQLPESWMKNKSKLDLEAPFNIVATPDIIGGNSGSPVINRDGEVVGIIFDGNIQSLAWRFAYSDKQARSIHVDARAIQEALRKIYGAAALADELMNGNAGAAKGK; this comes from the coding sequence ATGCAATCTCCCAGATCGCGGTACTTAGCTCTCTGCTTACTTGCTGTCCTATTCGCCGCGCTGCTCCCCAGGGCAGCCGCGGACGAAGGCATGTGGCTGTTCAACGCTTTTCCCAAAGCCAAGGTGAAGACGGCTTACGGTTTCGAACCTGCGCAAACTTGGCTGGATCACGTACGTTTGTCCTCGGTGCGATTCAACAACGGTGGATCGGGCTCCTTTGTTTCTGCCGATGGCCTCACATTCACCAATCACCACGTGGGAGCTGAATGTATTCAGGACCTCTCCAAGAGCGGCCAGGACTACATGAAAACCGGCTTCTATGCCCCCACTCGGGCCCAGGAAGCAAAGTGTCCCAATCTCGAGCTCAACCAGTTGGTGGGTATCGAGGACGTGACCGACAAAGTCAATTCTGCCGTAACCAAGGAAATGAATTCCGCGCAGGCAGGCGCGGCGATGCGTTCTGCCATGGCTGCGATCGAGCGTGACTGCAACACCAGCACCGGTTTGCGTTGTGATGTCGTCACTTTCTACTCCGGTGGCATGTACCAGCTCTATAAGTACAAGAAGTACACAGACGTGCGTCTGGTATTCGCGCCCGAGTTCGACGCCGCATTTTTTGGCGGCGATCCCGACAATTTCAACTATCCGCGCTACGACCTGGATATCACCTTCTTTCGTGTTTACGAGAACGACAAACCGGCGCAGTTGAAAGACTATCTTCGCTGGACGCGAACCGGCGTTAAGGAAGGCGATCTGGTTCTTGTCTCGGGAAACCCCGGATCCACCGGCCGCCTGCTTACCGTGGCGCAGTTGAAGTTTCTTAAAGACATGCAGTATCCGTGGCAGCTGGCATCGCTCAAGCGGCGGATTGCCTGGCTGAAAGACTTCGCCGCGAAATCACCGGAGAATGCCCGCATCGCCCAGGAAGGCATCTTTAGCTTGGAAAACAGCCTCAAGGCCATCACTGGCTACAACGACGGACTTAACGATCCCAGCCTTCTGGCAAGCAAGCAGGAAGAAGAGAAAAAGCTTAGGGACGATGTCGCGGCTGATCCCAAGAAGAGCGCGGAATTCGGAAATCCCTGGGGAGAGATTGAAAATGCCATGCAAGTACAGCGGCAGATTTTCTTCCCGCTGTTTTACTTTGAACGGCGCGCGGGCTTCCGTGGAAATCTGTGCGGCTATGCCCGCGACCTGGTACGCCTTGCGGCCGAAAAAACCAAGCCCAATGGCGAGCGGCTTCGCGAGTATCGGGAATCGAATCTTTCCTCCGTCGAGCAGGACCTCTTCTCCACCGCACCCATTTATAAAACGCTGGAGACCGCCATTTTGACGGAGTCGCTACAGGAAATGCAGAGCCTGGTAAAGGAAGATGCCGATCTGGTGCGCAAAGTCCTCAATGGCAAGACGCCCGCGCAGCGAGCTGACGAGCTGATCCCAGGCACTAAACTCGATGACGTTGCTTATCGTAAGCAGCTCTATAACGGCGGACAGACGGCGATCGAAGCCAGCAAAGACCCACTGATCGTGCTGATGCGCATGATCGATCCCGAGGCCCGCAAAGTCCGCAAGCAATATGACGATCAGGTGGACGCCGTGGAGAAACGGGATGGCGGCATCCTGGCCAAGGCCCGATTTGCTCAAGGCGGACTGAATGTGCCGCCAGATGCCACCTTCACGCTGCGCTTGAGCTACGGTGCGGTGCGCGGGTACGAAGAAAACGGAAAACATCTTCCCTACTTCACCACCATGGGCGGAGCCTACGAACATGCTGCGGAACATGGAAATAAGGATCCGTACCAATTGCCGGAAAGCTGGATGAAGAACAAGTCCAAGCTGGATTTAGAAGCCCCCTTCAATATTGTCGCCACGCCCGACATTATCGGAGGCAATTCCGGCAGCCCGGTGATCAACAGAGATGGCGAAGTAGTCGGCATTATCTTTGATGGCAACATCCAGTCCCTGGCATGGCGGTTTGCCTACAGCGACAAGCAAGCGCGATCCATTCATGTGGATGCTCGAGCGATCCAGGAGGCACTGCGGAAGATTTACGGCGCTGCCGCCCTGGCCGATGAACTGATGAACGGCAACGCGGGGGCGGCAAAGGGAAAATAG
- a CDS encoding citrate synthase, which translates to MSTSMVASKGLEGVVAAHSSICFIDGDRGVLAYRGYDIHELADHSTFEEVCHLLWYGRLPNQQELENLAISLWRESKLDAAIISLLRQVPKHALPMDVLRTTVSALAYYEPEEKAGDHEANVRKAIRLTAQISMIVAYYDRIRKGLPLVEPDRYLNHAGNFLYMLTGNRPSATASRALDVALILHADHELNASTFAARVTAATLSDMHSAVTSAIGALKGPLHGGANETVFQMLEGIDQAGADPVEYVKGMLAQKKKVPGFGHRVYHTEDPRATHLRRMSQDLGKSAGETKWFEFSYKIEEFIRSDKKLNANVDFYSASTYHTLGIDLDLFTPIFAVSRISGWTAHVIEQLDDNRLIRPRAEYGGPLYPQHYVPIGQRK; encoded by the coding sequence ATGTCCACCAGCATGGTAGCCAGCAAGGGTTTGGAAGGTGTCGTTGCGGCGCACTCCAGCATTTGCTTTATCGATGGGGATCGGGGTGTTCTCGCCTACCGTGGATACGACATTCACGAACTCGCCGATCATTCCACCTTCGAAGAGGTCTGTCACCTGCTTTGGTATGGACGCTTGCCTAACCAACAGGAACTGGAGAACCTCGCTATCAGCCTGTGGCGGGAAAGCAAACTGGACGCAGCCATTATCAGCCTTCTGCGGCAGGTTCCGAAGCACGCGCTGCCCATGGACGTGCTGCGGACCACGGTTTCCGCGCTGGCCTATTACGAACCGGAGGAGAAAGCCGGCGATCACGAGGCCAATGTCCGCAAAGCCATTCGATTGACAGCGCAGATCTCGATGATCGTGGCTTACTACGATCGCATTCGCAAAGGGCTGCCCCTGGTTGAGCCGGACCGTTACCTCAATCACGCCGGCAATTTCCTGTACATGCTTACCGGCAATCGCCCATCTGCGACGGCCTCGCGTGCCCTGGATGTGGCTCTGATCCTGCATGCCGACCATGAATTGAACGCCTCCACCTTTGCCGCCCGGGTGACCGCGGCTACCCTCTCCGACATGCATTCCGCCGTGACATCAGCGATTGGAGCCCTCAAGGGGCCATTGCACGGAGGCGCCAACGAAACCGTGTTCCAGATGCTTGAAGGTATCGATCAGGCTGGAGCTGACCCGGTTGAATACGTAAAGGGCATGCTGGCGCAGAAAAAGAAGGTTCCTGGCTTCGGTCATCGCGTCTATCACACCGAGGATCCTCGTGCCACGCACCTTCGCCGAATGTCCCAAGATCTAGGCAAGTCGGCCGGCGAGACCAAGTGGTTTGAGTTCTCTTACAAGATCGAGGAATTTATCCGCAGCGATAAGAAGCTGAACGCCAACGTAGACTTCTACTCGGCATCTACCTACCACACTTTGGGAATTGACCTCGATCTGTTTACGCCTATCTTCGCGGTTTCGCGCATCTCGGGGTGGACTGCGCACGTCATCGAGCAGCTTGACGATAACCGGCTAATTCGCCCCCGGGCGGAGTACGGGGGACCGCTTTATCCGCAGCACTACGTGCCCATCGGCCAGCGCAAGTAG
- the mnmA gene encoding tRNA 2-thiouridine(34) synthase MnmA — translation MTPGSTIAVAMSGGVDSSAVAAMLRSEGHEVIGLTMQLWNQRRLAGQNGMPEAVHGRCCSLDDVYDARRVAEKLGIPYYVVNQEQRFESDVVRPFVQEYLSGRTPIPCSLCNNHLKFDQLLITARQIGAERLATGHYARVEYDSDRDRWLLKRPADSARDQTYFLFGLTQEQLSRTLFPLGHLQKAEVREIARSHGLALADKPDSQEICFVPGGDYKQFIDAYLAEQSEALPDTSGELVTTTGEVLGTHPGIHNFTVGQRKGLGIAAGFPLYVLGINGNKRQVVVGEDRGLWSTTLRAIRVNWIAPTNGELQHPLRVTAKIRNRHQPAAATVEAISDEEVLVTFDEPQRAITPGQAVVFYQDDVVVGGGWIT, via the coding sequence ATGACTCCAGGTAGCACTATCGCGGTTGCCATGTCGGGCGGTGTCGATTCCTCGGCCGTCGCCGCCATGCTCCGTTCCGAGGGACACGAGGTAATTGGGCTGACCATGCAACTCTGGAACCAGCGGCGCCTGGCGGGCCAGAACGGTATGCCGGAGGCCGTCCACGGCCGTTGCTGTTCGCTGGATGACGTTTACGACGCGCGGCGTGTAGCCGAGAAGTTGGGGATCCCCTACTACGTGGTCAATCAGGAGCAGCGCTTCGAGAGCGACGTAGTGCGTCCTTTTGTGCAGGAGTATCTGTCCGGGAGAACGCCGATCCCCTGCAGCCTTTGCAACAATCATTTGAAGTTCGACCAGTTGCTGATCACTGCGCGGCAGATTGGCGCGGAACGCCTGGCAACAGGGCACTATGCGCGCGTGGAGTACGATTCCGACCGTGACCGCTGGCTGCTGAAGCGTCCCGCTGACTCGGCCCGTGATCAGACCTACTTCCTGTTTGGTCTCACCCAGGAGCAACTGAGCCGCACGCTTTTCCCACTCGGTCACCTGCAGAAGGCCGAGGTCCGCGAAATCGCGCGTTCCCACGGCTTGGCCCTGGCCGACAAGCCCGACTCGCAGGAGATCTGCTTCGTCCCCGGGGGCGACTACAAGCAGTTCATCGACGCCTACCTGGCCGAACAAAGTGAGGCACTGCCCGACACCTCGGGTGAACTGGTTACTACCACCGGCGAAGTGCTAGGGACCCATCCGGGCATTCACAACTTCACGGTTGGGCAGCGCAAGGGGCTGGGAATAGCGGCAGGATTTCCGCTCTATGTCCTTGGGATCAACGGAAACAAGCGCCAGGTGGTAGTCGGAGAGGATCGTGGTCTCTGGTCAACTACGCTGCGCGCCATTCGTGTGAATTGGATCGCCCCGACGAATGGTGAGCTGCAGCACCCGCTACGTGTTACCGCCAAAATCCGCAACCGCCACCAGCCTGCCGCTGCAACAGTAGAGGCTATTTCAGACGAAGAGGTGTTGGTTACGTTTGACGAGCCGCAGCGGGCCATCACACCCGGTCAGGCGGTGGTTTTCTATCAGGATGACGTAGTGGTCGGCGGCGGCTGGATTACGTGA
- a CDS encoding YtxH domain-containing protein, which produces MADNGNGFGWFLAGLGIGAAIGILYAPRSGEETRQMVRDRAEEQRDRVARKARDARQQANQWVDRGKDFVQQQKDQLKTAYDAGRQAYKDATATGEGT; this is translated from the coding sequence ATGGCGGATAACGGCAATGGTTTTGGTTGGTTCCTGGCAGGGCTCGGCATCGGAGCTGCGATCGGGATTCTCTATGCTCCTCGTTCCGGTGAAGAAACGCGTCAGATGGTGCGCGATCGCGCCGAGGAGCAGCGCGATCGGGTGGCTCGAAAAGCGCGGGATGCGCGGCAACAGGCCAACCAGTGGGTGGATCGGGGCAAGGATTTTGTGCAGCAGCAAAAGGACCAACTGAAAACCGCCTACGACGCCGGCAGACAAGCCTACAAGGACGCGACCGCAACCGGAGAAGGAACCTAG